From one Sulfurimonas sp. HSL-3221 genomic stretch:
- a CDS encoding glutamate synthase subunit beta, with protein sequence MREFLTIGRIDPAKRLVVDRVKDFKEIYEVFNKNEAGAQSDRCVQCGDPYCLNKCPLHNYIPQWLKAVAENDLEFAFKLSNEPSPFPEVMGRVCPQDRLCEGDCTLNDGHGAITIGAVEAFINEEGFKAGLKPEFPGITTDKKVAIIGSGPAGLSAATYLLRSGIAVTMYERADRAGGLMTYGIPNFKLDKKIVDRRVKLLEEAGMELVLECEVGKDITFEEIVNGHDAIFIGIGATKGKTARITGEKAPNVYMAMEYLTAIQKKNFKRAYDKKFEFKDLDVVVIGGGDTAMDCVRTAKREGARSVKCLYRRDAYNMPGSQKEYKNAMEEGVDFQFQASPKQILLDENGRAVGVEMVKTVLGAKDESGRQRMEEVKGSDFTVNADVVILALGFDPSVPSFLAENGIETNAWGGIVIDDNHQTSTSGIYAGGDCYRGADLVVNAVYDGREAARSIVRSLLK encoded by the coding sequence ATGAGAGAATTTTTAACGATTGGACGTATCGATCCCGCGAAACGCCTGGTGGTCGACCGTGTCAAAGACTTTAAAGAGATCTACGAAGTATTCAACAAGAACGAGGCGGGGGCGCAGAGCGACCGTTGTGTCCAGTGCGGGGACCCCTACTGTCTGAACAAGTGTCCGCTGCACAACTACATCCCGCAGTGGCTCAAGGCCGTCGCCGAAAACGACCTGGAGTTCGCCTTCAAGCTCTCCAACGAGCCGTCGCCTTTCCCGGAGGTCATGGGGCGGGTCTGCCCGCAGGACCGTCTGTGCGAAGGGGACTGTACCCTCAATGACGGCCACGGCGCCATCACGATCGGTGCGGTCGAGGCGTTCATCAACGAGGAGGGCTTCAAAGCGGGCCTGAAACCGGAGTTCCCGGGGATCACGACGGACAAGAAGGTCGCGATTATCGGTTCCGGCCCGGCGGGCCTCTCTGCCGCCACCTACCTGCTGCGTTCGGGGATCGCCGTCACGATGTACGAGCGTGCCGACCGCGCCGGTGGACTGATGACCTACGGCATCCCGAACTTCAAGCTCGACAAAAAGATCGTCGACCGCCGCGTCAAACTGCTCGAAGAGGCGGGGATGGAACTGGTCCTGGAGTGCGAAGTCGGCAAAGACATCACCTTCGAGGAGATCGTCAACGGCCACGACGCCATCTTTATCGGGATCGGTGCAACGAAGGGCAAGACGGCCCGCATCACCGGTGAAAAGGCGCCGAACGTCTACATGGCGATGGAGTACCTCACCGCAATTCAGAAAAAGAATTTCAAACGCGCCTACGACAAGAAGTTTGAGTTCAAAGACCTCGACGTCGTTGTCATCGGGGGCGGGGATACGGCGATGGACTGTGTCCGTACCGCCAAACGCGAAGGGGCGCGCAGCGTCAAGTGTCTCTACCGCCGTGACGCCTACAATATGCCGGGCAGCCAGAAAGAGTACAAAAACGCGATGGAAGAGGGCGTGGATTTCCAGTTCCAGGCCTCGCCGAAGCAGATCCTCCTCGATGAAAACGGCCGCGCCGTCGGCGTCGAGATGGTCAAAACCGTCCTGGGTGCCAAAGACGAGAGCGGACGCCAGCGGATGGAAGAGGTCAAAGGGAGCGACTTTACGGTCAACGCCGACGTGGTCATCCTCGCCCTCGGTTTCGATCCTTCCGTCCCCTCCTTCCTGGCGGAGAACGGCATCGAGACAAACGCCTGGGGCGGGATCGTCATCGACGACAACCACCAGACCTCCACGTCGGGCATCTATGCCGGCGGTGACTGCTACCGGGGCGCGGACCTTGTTGTCAACGC
- the trmA gene encoding tRNA (uridine(54)-C5)-methyltransferase TrmA, translated as MECRHFGRCGSCRWYEEGYEGQLTKKAEEIKAMFAPLYSGAFDIARSAAEGYRARAEFKVWHVGDTMHFAMNSIDRDGVVLLEECPMVTTPIQALMWPLLDALNAVPEMGRKLFGMDFLAGRDGDIAVSMLYHRKLDDTWKAQAAEMAARFGISIIGRSRKQKEVIGCDHVIESVDVAERTYRFKQIENSFTQPNPGVNAQMIGWALKQFEGLGGDLLELYCGAGNFTIPFASRFDRVLATEISKSSIHAAKTNMELNDVHNIDFVRMSAEEFVQALDGVREFNRMKGIDLPSYRLDTIFVDPPRAGMDEASCDFAARHEHILYISCNPETLKRDLEYLTRTHSIEAMAMFDQFPYTHHMEMGVRLKKAAQ; from the coding sequence ATGGAGTGTAGGCATTTCGGCCGTTGCGGCAGCTGCCGCTGGTATGAAGAGGGTTACGAAGGGCAGTTGACCAAGAAAGCGGAAGAGATCAAAGCCATGTTCGCGCCGCTGTATTCGGGGGCGTTCGATATTGCACGCTCTGCTGCGGAGGGGTACCGTGCCCGTGCCGAGTTCAAGGTGTGGCACGTCGGTGATACCATGCACTTTGCCATGAACTCCATCGACCGCGACGGCGTCGTGCTTCTTGAAGAGTGCCCGATGGTCACCACACCTATCCAGGCCCTGATGTGGCCGCTGCTCGATGCGCTCAACGCCGTGCCGGAAATGGGGCGTAAACTCTTCGGGATGGATTTCCTGGCCGGCCGCGACGGGGACATTGCCGTTTCCATGCTCTATCACCGTAAACTCGACGATACGTGGAAGGCGCAGGCGGCGGAGATGGCCGCGCGGTTCGGCATCAGCATCATCGGGCGCAGCCGGAAGCAGAAAGAGGTGATCGGATGCGACCATGTCATCGAATCCGTCGACGTCGCTGAAAGGACCTACCGTTTCAAGCAGATCGAGAACAGCTTTACCCAGCCCAACCCCGGGGTCAATGCCCAGATGATAGGATGGGCCCTGAAGCAGTTCGAGGGGCTTGGCGGCGACCTGCTGGAACTCTACTGCGGGGCGGGGAACTTCACGATCCCGTTTGCGTCGCGCTTTGACCGCGTCCTGGCGACGGAGATCTCCAAGTCCTCCATCCACGCGGCGAAAACGAACATGGAACTCAATGACGTGCATAACATCGATTTTGTCCGCATGAGCGCCGAGGAGTTCGTCCAGGCCCTCGATGGGGTGCGCGAATTCAACCGGATGAAGGGAATAGACCTGCCGAGCTACCGTCTCGATACGATCTTCGTCGACCCGCCGCGCGCAGGGATGGACGAGGCCTCCTGCGATTTCGCCGCCCGGCATGAGCATATCCTCTATATCTCCTGCAACCCCGAGACACTCAAGCGCGACCTGGAGTACCTGACGCGGACGCACAGTATCGAAGCGATGGCGATGTTCGACCAGTTCCCCTATACGCACCATATGGAAATGGGCGTCAGGTTGAAAAAAGCGGCGCAATAG
- the gltB gene encoding glutamate synthase large subunit, protein MEYSDLLRSFKDNCGFGLIANIDNRASHETLERAITALERMMHRGAIAADGKTGDGSGLLLSMPTAFMRKIAQAEGVELPEMYAVATVFTRVKKHLEVLSDTCTQNDLKVILKREVPVDDNALGQQALDTKPYIYHVFIVPNSIMATQRFDALLYLSRKETEHALEHDEDFYIPSMSSRVISFKGLVMPTHIKEFYKDFQDPDFKISFSLFHQRFSTNTLPKWRLAQPFRAVAHNGEINSVEANRFNVRVKSESIKSEIFTKKELERLLPILQPGASDSASADNFFEFLIANGMDFFKAARAVIPAPWQNAPHMDPDLRAFYEYHSTVFEAWDGPAAFSLTDGRYIGCVLDRNGLRPSKYIVTHDDTLLITSEYGVIDLDEDNIKERGRLQSGEMIGLDLKFGKVLKNAEINDYLKASQPYMKWLNEHMVYLQEHVEEQYSGHCILDKDNLVRRQRYFNITEEVIEQVIEPMIRDGKEAVGSMGDDTPMAAFSSKQRHFSDFFKQKFAQVTNPPIDPIREKVVMSLNTGFGETHNILDELPSHAHRLKAISPIVTYEKLEVLKSYGNENSPRFQPFYKNATFSTAFEGELKPALDALVKTVTKAVKKDGIRIVILEDSGLDATHRTIPMLMAVGRLNSALLDAGVRHLVSLVAVSSEVIDSHGAATLIAYGASAVFPELLFSTAVNMVETSKPLEDIPCSEALKSVHGALNAGLLKIMSKMGISTIASYRNSGLFDVLGLSREIVDDCFGDSHCHIPGLGYADIDVRLKKAHEEAYDDLGFNSIFPLKIGGFYKFYNGQEYHDFGPQVIHAIHALSKSGDPKDFERLKSVVNNRGQKFIRDFFELKSDRAPIDISEVEPAEAITKRFSSAAMSLGSISPEAHQCIAEAMNTIGGQSNSGEGGEDAARFKTVLNSKIKQVASGRFGVTPAYLRSAEEIQIKVAQGAKPGEGGQLPGHKVSALIARLRHTVPGVTLISPPPHHDIYSIEDLAQLIYDLKQVNPDAKISVKLVSTAGVGTIAAGVAKAYADKIIISGGDGGTGAAPLTSIKFAGNPWELGLSEAHNALKANDLRKMVHVQTDGGLKTGLDVLKAALLGAESYAFGTGVLAIVGCKMLRICHVNKCSVGIATQNEKLRKEYYKGTVAQIVNYFKLLAEDIRGYMAQLGYKTLDELIGRSDLLKVIDDELAKKFDFGNVLHREPGVDTCQVASNEPFDDNAFEKEVLEEVRSAIKHPEHPVRITRDISNLNRSFGARVSGEVARYYGDAGLADGTIDIRLKGVAGQAFGAFLINGVNLSLEGVANDYIGKGMHGGKIVIKSVHEGGSFSGGGNTCLYGATGGKLYVNAAVGERFAVRNSGALAIVEGTGDSPCEYMTGGIVVILGRTGVNFGAGMTGGIAFVFDEDHNFIENVNRELVEAVRIDTDDGDEARHYLKRLLKDYINETGSSKGRMILDNFRTEIRNFWLVRPKNLTKLPLNQEKGD, encoded by the coding sequence GTGGAATATTCTGACCTGTTACGTTCTTTTAAAGACAACTGCGGTTTCGGCCTGATTGCCAATATCGACAACCGGGCGTCCCATGAGACGCTCGAACGTGCCATCACGGCACTTGAGCGGATGATGCACCGCGGTGCGATCGCCGCAGACGGAAAAACCGGAGACGGGAGCGGGCTGCTGCTCTCCATGCCGACGGCGTTTATGCGCAAGATCGCGCAAGCCGAGGGTGTGGAGCTCCCGGAGATGTATGCGGTCGCGACCGTATTTACCCGCGTCAAAAAGCACCTCGAAGTGCTCAGCGATACCTGTACGCAAAACGACCTGAAGGTCATCCTCAAGCGTGAGGTCCCGGTCGACGACAACGCGCTCGGTCAGCAGGCGCTGGATACGAAGCCCTACATCTACCACGTCTTCATCGTCCCCAACTCCATCATGGCGACGCAGCGCTTTGACGCGCTGCTCTACCTGAGCCGCAAAGAGACGGAACATGCCCTGGAGCACGACGAGGATTTCTACATCCCCTCCATGTCGTCGCGGGTCATCTCTTTCAAGGGCCTGGTGATGCCGACGCACATCAAGGAGTTCTACAAGGATTTCCAGGACCCCGATTTCAAGATCTCCTTCTCCCTGTTCCACCAGCGCTTCTCCACCAACACGCTGCCCAAATGGCGCCTGGCCCAGCCCTTCCGCGCCGTGGCGCACAACGGCGAGATAAACTCCGTCGAGGCGAACCGTTTCAACGTCCGCGTCAAATCCGAGTCGATCAAGAGCGAGATCTTCACGAAAAAAGAGCTTGAGCGTCTGCTGCCAATCCTGCAGCCGGGTGCATCCGACAGCGCGAGCGCGGACAACTTCTTCGAGTTCCTGATCGCCAACGGCATGGATTTCTTCAAAGCGGCCCGCGCCGTCATCCCTGCGCCGTGGCAGAACGCGCCGCACATGGACCCGGACCTGCGCGCCTTCTACGAGTACCACTCGACCGTCTTCGAAGCGTGGGACGGTCCGGCGGCCTTCTCGCTGACCGACGGCCGCTACATCGGCTGTGTCCTCGACCGTAACGGTCTGCGCCCCTCCAAATACATCGTCACCCACGATGACACCCTCCTTATCACGAGCGAGTACGGGGTCATCGACCTGGATGAAGATAACATCAAAGAGCGCGGCCGCCTGCAGTCGGGCGAGATGATCGGTCTCGACCTCAAATTCGGCAAGGTTCTCAAAAACGCGGAGATCAACGACTACCTCAAGGCGTCACAGCCCTATATGAAGTGGCTTAACGAACATATGGTCTACCTCCAGGAACACGTCGAAGAGCAGTATAGCGGGCACTGCATCCTTGACAAGGACAACCTCGTCCGCCGCCAGCGCTACTTCAACATCACCGAAGAGGTGATCGAGCAGGTTATCGAACCGATGATCCGCGACGGCAAGGAAGCGGTCGGTTCCATGGGAGACGACACCCCGATGGCGGCGTTCAGTTCCAAACAGCGCCACTTCAGCGATTTCTTCAAGCAGAAGTTCGCCCAGGTTACAAACCCGCCGATCGACCCGATCCGCGAGAAGGTGGTCATGAGCCTTAACACCGGTTTCGGCGAGACGCACAACATCCTGGACGAATTGCCGTCGCATGCGCACCGCCTCAAGGCGATCTCGCCGATCGTCACCTACGAGAAACTCGAGGTGCTCAAATCCTACGGCAACGAGAATTCGCCGCGCTTCCAGCCTTTTTACAAGAATGCGACCTTCTCCACGGCCTTCGAAGGGGAGCTGAAGCCGGCCCTCGACGCCCTGGTGAAAACCGTGACCAAGGCGGTCAAGAAAGATGGCATCCGGATCGTCATCCTTGAGGACAGCGGTCTGGATGCCACCCACCGTACCATCCCGATGCTGATGGCGGTCGGACGCCTCAACAGCGCTCTGCTCGACGCCGGTGTACGCCACCTGGTTTCCCTCGTCGCCGTTTCCTCCGAAGTGATCGACTCCCACGGTGCGGCGACGCTGATCGCCTACGGTGCGAGCGCGGTCTTCCCGGAGCTGCTCTTCTCCACTGCCGTCAATATGGTCGAGACGAGCAAGCCGCTGGAGGATATCCCCTGCAGCGAAGCGCTCAAATCCGTGCACGGTGCCCTGAACGCCGGCCTGCTCAAGATCATGTCCAAAATGGGGATCTCCACGATCGCGTCGTACCGCAACTCGGGCCTCTTCGACGTCCTGGGGCTCAGCCGCGAGATCGTTGACGACTGTTTCGGCGATTCGCACTGCCATATCCCGGGGCTGGGCTACGCGGACATCGATGTCCGTCTGAAAAAAGCGCATGAAGAGGCGTATGACGATCTCGGATTCAACAGCATCTTCCCGCTCAAGATCGGGGGCTTCTACAAGTTCTACAACGGCCAGGAGTACCACGACTTCGGTCCGCAGGTCATCCACGCTATCCATGCACTGAGCAAGTCGGGCGATCCGAAGGATTTCGAACGCCTCAAATCGGTCGTCAACAATCGCGGCCAGAAGTTCATCCGCGACTTCTTCGAACTCAAATCCGACCGGGCGCCGATCGATATCAGCGAGGTCGAACCGGCTGAAGCGATCACGAAGCGCTTCAGCTCTGCGGCGATGAGCCTCGGCTCTATCTCGCCCGAGGCGCACCAGTGCATCGCCGAGGCGATGAACACTATCGGCGGTCAGTCCAACTCCGGTGAGGGTGGGGAAGACGCCGCGCGCTTCAAAACCGTGCTCAACTCCAAGATCAAGCAGGTCGCATCGGGCCGCTTCGGCGTCACCCCGGCCTACCTGCGTTCGGCCGAGGAGATCCAGATCAAAGTCGCCCAGGGGGCGAAACCGGGCGAGGGCGGCCAGCTGCCGGGCCACAAGGTTTCGGCGCTTATCGCGCGCCTGCGCCATACCGTGCCGGGCGTCACCCTGATCTCGCCGCCGCCGCACCACGATATCTACTCCATCGAGGACCTGGCGCAGCTCATCTATGACCTCAAGCAGGTTAACCCGGACGCGAAGATCTCCGTCAAGCTCGTCTCCACGGCGGGCGTCGGTACGATCGCCGCGGGGGTCGCGAAGGCCTATGCTGACAAGATCATCATCTCCGGCGGCGACGGCGGTACCGGTGCGGCACCGCTCACCTCCATCAAGTTCGCGGGTAACCCGTGGGAGCTGGGCCTCTCTGAAGCGCACAATGCCCTCAAGGCCAACGACCTGCGCAAGATGGTCCACGTCCAGACCGACGGCGGGCTCAAGACCGGGCTCGACGTCCTCAAGGCGGCGCTGCTCGGTGCGGAAAGCTACGCCTTCGGTACGGGCGTACTCGCCATTGTCGGCTGTAAGATGCTGCGGATCTGTCACGTCAACAAATGTTCCGTCGGGATCGCAACGCAGAACGAAAAGCTGCGCAAAGAGTATTACAAAGGTACCGTCGCGCAGATCGTCAACTACTTCAAACTGCTCGCCGAGGATATCCGCGGCTACATGGCGCAGCTGGGCTACAAAACGCTTGACGAACTGATCGGCCGCAGCGACCTGCTCAAGGTCATCGACGACGAGCTCGCGAAGAAATTCGACTTCGGCAACGTGCTGCACCGCGAACCGGGCGTCGATACCTGCCAGGTCGCGTCCAACGAACCGTTCGACGACAACGCCTTTGAAAAAGAGGTCCTCGAAGAGGTACGCAGCGCGATCAAGCATCCGGAGCACCCGGTCCGCATCACACGGGACATCAGCAACCTCAACCGCAGTTTCGGTGCCCGCGTTTCCGGTGAAGTCGCCCGTTATTACGGCGATGCCGGTCTGGCCGACGGTACGATCGACATCCGCCTCAAAGGGGTGGCGGGACAGGCCTTCGGTGCCTTCCTGATCAACGGGGTCAACCTGAGCCTCGAGGGCGTCGCGAACGACTATATCGGAAAAGGGATGCACGGCGGCAAGATCGTCATCAAGTCGGTGCATGAAGGCGGCAGCTTCAGCGGCGGGGGGAACACCTGTCTGTACGGTGCGACGGGCGGTAAGCTCTATGTCAATGCCGCCGTCGGCGAACGTTTTGCCGTCCGTAACTCCGGTGCGCTCGCCATCGTTGAAGGCACCGGCGACAGCCCGTGTGAATATATGACCGGCGGTATCGTCGTCATTCTGGGCCGTACCGGCGTTAACTTCGGTGCGGGGATGACGGGCGGGATCGCCTTCGTCTTCGACGAGGACCACAACTTCATCGAGAACGTTAACCGCGAACTGGTTGAAGCGGTCCGCATCGATACGGACGACGGCGACGAGGCGCGCCACTATCTGAAGCGCCTGCTCAAAGACTATATTAACGAAACGGGCAGCTCGAAGGGGCGCATGATCCTTGACAATTTCCGTACAGAGATCCGCAACTTCTGGCTTGTCCGTCCTAAAAACCTGACCAAACTTCCGCTCAACCAGGAAAAGGGAGACTAA
- a CDS encoding Hpt domain-containing protein: MPYLFIIVTLLVVIVLAVVVSVVVTRLRNRHHLENMREAVEQSKYAEKKPLSKPKVMKGAQPNVGIKVLQRDEIVATPEAGTPSGAETAAGERGELQPPVEVPSKAAEPPFVPRPYPPFNNARAVEEFGLSQEEANSFIGELVTQIESELPALEAAVAALDMVQVEEAIHKLKGSTSNLGEGGMTDLLSDFNDYVKKGSDRDILDEYVANLHYYLAELKKVVPS; the protein is encoded by the coding sequence ATGCCGTACCTCTTCATCATAGTGACCCTTCTGGTTGTAATCGTCCTGGCTGTCGTGGTTTCGGTCGTTGTGACGCGCCTGCGCAACCGCCACCATTTGGAGAACATGCGCGAAGCGGTCGAGCAGTCCAAATACGCTGAAAAAAAGCCGTTGTCCAAACCCAAGGTAATGAAGGGTGCACAGCCGAATGTCGGCATCAAAGTGCTGCAAAGGGACGAAATCGTCGCAACCCCCGAAGCGGGCACACCTTCCGGTGCCGAAACGGCGGCAGGGGAGCGCGGGGAGTTGCAGCCGCCCGTGGAAGTCCCTTCCAAGGCGGCCGAACCCCCTTTTGTTCCCCGTCCCTATCCGCCCTTTAACAATGCCCGCGCCGTCGAGGAGTTCGGGCTTTCGCAGGAGGAGGCCAACAGCTTCATCGGCGAACTGGTCACTCAGATCGAATCGGAACTTCCGGCGCTAGAGGCCGCTGTTGCCGCGCTGGATATGGTCCAGGTCGAAGAGGCGATCCACAAGCTCAAAGGCTCGACGTCAAATCTCGGGGAAGGGGGGATGACCGACCTGCTGTCCGATTTTAACGACTACGTCAAAAAGGGGAGCGACCGCGATATCCTCGATGAGTACGTGGCAAACCTTCACTATTATCTTGCCGAACTCAAGAAGGTCGTCCCCTCTTAA
- the recO gene encoding recombination protein RecO codes for MQGFIIRLQRVKDEDLILAILTQERLETLYRFYGARHGTINLGHMIDFEIEHSLKSSIGRLYDVVHLGFPWLLDPARTRLWHTFVSLFYPHLRESEETGGFYFSLLKDAAERWGTQNPKRVAVEAYARLLHYEGRSPDRTHCFFCENPIDEASVCMIRAFQYAHTDCAHRTPVNKHAADELLKHQSALFLSDEEIDILWATLLEGF; via the coding sequence GTGCAAGGGTTCATCATTCGACTTCAACGGGTCAAAGACGAAGATCTTATTTTAGCCATTTTGACACAGGAACGCTTAGAGACCCTTTACCGTTTCTACGGGGCGCGCCACGGGACGATCAACCTAGGGCATATGATCGATTTCGAAATCGAGCACTCCCTCAAATCCTCGATCGGACGGCTCTACGACGTCGTGCATCTCGGTTTCCCCTGGCTGCTCGATCCGGCGCGGACACGGTTGTGGCACACGTTCGTCTCGCTTTTCTACCCCCACCTGCGCGAATCCGAAGAGACCGGGGGCTTCTATTTCAGCCTGCTCAAAGACGCCGCGGAGCGCTGGGGCACGCAGAACCCCAAGCGCGTCGCCGTCGAGGCCTATGCCCGCCTGCTGCACTATGAGGGGCGCAGCCCGGACCGAACGCACTGTTTTTTCTGCGAAAACCCGATCGACGAAGCCTCCGTCTGCATGATCCGTGCTTTCCAGTACGCCCATACCGATTGCGCGCACCGTACCCCGGTCAATAAACACGCCGCGGACGAACTGCTCAAACACCAGAGCGCCCTCTTCCTGAGCGACGAGGAGATCGACATCCTCTGGGCGACGCTCTTGGAAGGGTTTTAA
- a CDS encoding RrF2 family transcriptional regulator codes for MAGISSKGVYALAAMHVLSHAPQQRPMQIREIAAMTSISHGYLEQILSGLRRAGLVTSIRGAAGGYQLARRAAEITVLEILEALEGPLCQTEGNVGSSVILEAFWGSMNEKIRAMFDMKLSDIDQLYQPYHYAI; via the coding sequence ATGGCGGGGATCTCGTCAAAAGGGGTCTACGCCCTTGCCGCGATGCACGTGCTCTCCCATGCGCCACAGCAGCGTCCGATGCAGATACGCGAGATCGCGGCGATGACATCGATCTCCCATGGCTACCTCGAGCAGATCCTCTCCGGGTTGCGGCGCGCCGGTCTCGTGACGAGCATCCGCGGCGCGGCCGGGGGGTACCAGCTTGCACGGCGGGCGGCGGAGATCACGGTGCTGGAGATCCTGGAGGCCCTTGAAGGCCCCCTGTGCCAGACGGAGGGGAATGTCGGTTCAAGCGTCATCCTCGAGGCATTCTGGGGGAGCATGAATGAAAAAATACGGGCGATGTTCGACATGAAACTCTCCGATATTGATCAGCTCTACCAACCCTACCACTATGCCATTTGA
- a CDS encoding DUF4395 family protein: MAQACPINFTAADNTVSRILSLLTTGIVALFFLTGAVPLLFALGADLLVRLHGNKQFSPLYQSAAVLKRLMRLPDQKVDGAAKSVAGHFGLLFILLLIVAASLGLQPMLVAVASIYVLCLLMDVLFNFCVGCKVYYLYRLIGGAA, from the coding sequence ATGGCACAGGCTTGTCCCATTAACTTCACAGCGGCTGACAATACGGTCAGCCGGATCCTCTCGCTTTTGACGACGGGGATCGTTGCACTCTTTTTTCTGACGGGGGCGGTGCCGCTGCTCTTCGCCCTCGGCGCGGACCTGTTGGTGCGCCTCCATGGCAACAAGCAGTTCAGTCCGCTCTATCAGAGCGCTGCGGTTCTCAAGCGGTTGATGCGCCTGCCGGACCAGAAGGTCGACGGCGCGGCCAAGAGCGTGGCCGGCCATTTCGGGCTGCTGTTTATCCTGCTGCTGATCGTCGCCGCGTCCCTTGGCCTGCAGCCGATGCTGGTGGCGGTCGCCTCCATCTACGTCCTCTGCCTGTTGATGGACGTCCTGTTCAATTTCTGCGTCGGCTGCAAAGTCTATTACCTCTATCGTCTGATCGGCGGGGCGGCGTAA